The following DNA comes from Thermoplasmata archaeon.
GTGAGCTCGAGCCGCGACGCCGGGATCCCGTCGCGGGGCAGGGGCAGAACCTCGGCGTGTACGCTGCCCCCGTACGCCTCGCGCCAGATCAGGTCCGTGGAGAAGGGCGCGATGGGCGCGAGGACCTGCAAGAGCCCGCGCAGGCACGTGTGGAGCGTCCAGACCGCACCCGCGTCACCTTCGTAGGCGCGGGCCTTGACCATCTCGACGTAGTGGGGCGCGAAGAGGTTCCAGAGAAAATCCCGAGCGCGATTGGACGGGAGGAACAGGTTCAGTTCTTCGTACGCGCCCCGTGCGTCCTCGATGAGGCGGTTGAGCTCCGCGAGGATCCACTCGTCGGCGGGAGAGAGCTTCCCGGCATGGGGCTCCGGGAACGAGGAGACAAACCGCGCGATGTTCCAGAGCTTCGTGAGGAACTTCCCCGCGCCGCCGATCTTGTCCACGTTGATGCGGAAGTCGTCCCCAGGGTTCGTCTCGCTCGCCGCGAAGAAGCGGATCGCGTCGGCCCCGTGCTTGCGGATGTAGGGCCAGGGGTCGATTACGTTGCCGAGGGTGCGGTGCATGGCGCGCCCGTGCGCGTCGAGGCCGAGGCCGTGGATGAACACCGTCTGGAAGGGCTTCGAGCGCCGCACGAGCCAGGACTTCAGCGTCGTGTAGTAGAGCCAGGTCCGGACGATCTCGCGCCCCTGCGGTCTCAGGCTCACGGGGAAGTTCGCGGCGAAGAACGTGGCGTCGCTGCGGTAGCCGGAGACGAAGAGGTTCGAGCAGCTCGAGTCCATCCAGGTGTCAAACACGCGGTCCTCGCCGACGAAGGCCTTGCCCTTGCACTTGGGGCACGCTGTGAAGGGCGCGGGGTCCTTCCAGGGCCGGTAGTACTTTCCCGGAGGGGGCGCGAGGGCCTCGCCGCACTTCTTGCAGTACCAGAGGGGGATCTCCGTGTGGTAGTAGCGGCGGCGGGAGATGGGCCAGTCGATCGTGAGGGAGTCGATCCAGTCCAGGAGGAGCTGCCGATGCCTCGCCGGATGGAAGTCCATCGCGTTTGCGAGCTTCTTCAGCTCGTCGCGGAACTCGAGCTGCTTCAGGTACCAGGCGTCCGAGGAGATGAACTCGATCGGCGTCTGGCATCGGGAGCAGATCGGCGTCTTGTGGGCGAGGGGCTCGACCTTCTCCAGGGCGCCGTGGGCCTTGAGCTCCTCGATCGCCTTGGCGCGGGCCGCCTCGATCTTGAGCCCCTTCAGCGAGCCCGCGGCCTCGGTCATGCGCCCGCGCTCGTCGATCGCCTTGACGGGCTCGAGGCGCAGCTCGCGGAACACCACGAGGTCGACGTTGTCGCCGTAGGAGCAGATCATGGCTGCGCCGCTTCCGAACTCCGGCCTCGCCATCGCGTGGGCCACGACGGGCACGCTGCGGCCGACGAGGGGGACCTTCGCGGTCTTCCCTTGGATCGCCCGGTAGCGCTCGTCGTCCGGATGGACGATGACTGCCCGGCAGGCCGCCAGCAGCTCGGGCCGCGTCGTTGCGATGGGCAGATGGCCGCCGCCCTCCAGTAGGAACTGCATCCAGACGAGCTGGGACGGCCGGTCCTCGTACTCGATGTCCGCCTCCGCGAGGGGCGTCTCGTCGTGCGGGCACCAGAACGTGGGCCGCTCGCCGCGGTAGAAGAGGCCGCGGGGCCAGAGTTCCAGGAAGACGGCCTGGCTGTACGCGCGGTACGCGTCGGAGTCCGTGAAGTACACGTGGTCGAAGTCCGCGGACATCCCGGCCCGGTGGGCGAGTTCGAGGAGCCCGTTCCCGATCGCCTCGATCTCCCTGCGGCACTCCGCGATGAACGCCTCCCGGTCCCAGAGGTGGAGCGGCTTCCCGGACTTCTTCTCGACCGTGCGCTCGATGTTGATCCCGTTCCGGTCGAGGCCGAAGGGGAAGAGGACGGCCTTCCCGAGCATGCGCTGGGCGCGGGCGAGCATGTCGATCATCGAGTACGCCATGACGGCGCCGATGTGCCACGATCCGCTGGGGTACGGCGGCGGCGTGTCGATCACGTAGACGGACTGCCCCGTCCTGGGGGCGAAGCGATACAGCTCGGGCTCCCGGGCCCACGTGGCCAGGAGGGACTCCTCGAGCTTGGGATCCCAGTTTGTCTCCCGGAGCTTCGGCTCCGCCATGGTCCTGTCGGAGAGCGCGGGGGCCATAAAAGGCTTGTTCCGCGGCGCCCCGACGGGGATTCGGCCACCCCGCCGGAAGGTACAAGCCCTCCCGCGATATACCTCTACTTAGAGGTATGAAATGGAGATCGGGTGCGGGGCGCGGATCCGCGACTTCGACGGACGGCGGTACTTCTACTTCTGGCACTACGAGCGGGACGGCGGACGGTCCGTGCGCCGCGAGGACTACGTGGGCCGCGTGGAGGCGGAGCGGTCGCGGAGCGAGCTGCTTCGGCGGATGCTCGCCTACCACCGCCGGGCCGAAGGCGAGTTCGCGAGGAGGCGGGCCGCGATCGAGCGGCTCGTCGCGGGGCCGCGTACCTCCGAGTAGAGGTACACCCGAGCGGGGCGCCCTGGCGACGACGCACTCTGCTCACTCGGAGTACCGGAGGGCCTCCGCGGGAGGGAGCCGAGACGCGCGGATCGCGGGCTGGGCCGTGCACGCCACGGCCGCCGCGGACGCGATGCCCACGATGATCCCCAGGTTCACCCAGGGCACGCTGAACGTGATGACGCCCGCGAAGTACACGAGGTACACCTTGTACGCAAACACGATCCCGAGGCCCACGCCGATCCCTACGCCGAGGACCGCGATCAGGGCGATTTCCAGGAGGAACATCCGGAGGACCATGCCCCGCGTGAAGCCGATGGCCCGGAGCGCCCCGATCTGCGTCCGGCGCTCGACCACCGCGCGGAGGGTGACCACCGCGAGCCCCGCGATCCCGACGAGGAGGCCGATGCCCAGGTACGCCTCCATGAGCGTGAGGACCTCCTGGGTCGAGTCGAACGCCTGGCCGATCTGCTCCCGGATGTCGATCGTCTGGAGCCCGTACGGGAAGTACACCTGCTCGAGCTGCGTCCGCAGGGCGGTCACGTCGGTCCCGGGGGCGACTTGGAAGAAGTACGCCGTGTACTGCTCGGCCGCGGGGAACACGGTCTCCGTCGCGTTGATGTCCACGAACACCCCGGAGGTGAACTGGAGGGACTGCTCCAGGATGCCCACCACGGTCAGGTTCACCGCATGCCCGGTCGGATCGAAGACCCGGATCCGGTCCCCCGGCACGGCCTGGAGGCGGTTCGGGTCCGGGGCGAACTGGTTCACGCCCGCCGCGCTCCGGTCGATGATCGCCAGGCTGTGGTTCTCCCGGAGCGCCAGCCAGACGTCCGTGCGGCTCTGGAGCTCGTGCCGCGTCCCGTTCGCGTCCGTGACGTACGGCAAGTTGCTGTAGAACCCGTACTGGTTGCTCTTCACGAGGAAGTTGTCCACGCCCCAGAGCGTGTAGTCGTACGTCCGATTGCCGCCGACGGCCTGGAGCTTCGCGGGGAGCACGCTCGCGCTCGCGACCCCGTTCCAGCCGTTCAGGAACTCGCTCTCCGAGAAGTTCCCCATGAGGCTCGCCCGGAAGTTCGGGATCGTCCCGTAACTCGTCGTGTAGGCGACGACGTCGTAGCCTCCGCTCTGCTGGGCGACGAACTCGTTCAGGCTCGACTGCTCGAGCCCTTGGACCATGGAGATCAGGGTGATCATGAACATGATCAGGGCGAACATGGCGATCGTCATCCCCGTGCGGAAGCGCTTGTCCATGGGATACGAGACCGCGGTACGCAGGACGGGCCGGCCGCGGTCCCGGCTCGCGCGCCGGAGGAGGGCGCGGGACACCTCGCTCACGTTGAACACGGCGATCAGGATGGCCGAGCCCACGAGGATGAGCCCCGTGGTCACGAACGCCACGGAGATGTTGTCCGTGGCCGGGTTCACGAGGCCGAAGGGACCGAGAAGCCAGGCGATGTTGAACCCGGAGGCCAGGGTGAAGCCGAGCCGCGCGTGGTCCGCCGCGAACGCGAGGGCGATCCCCACGGCGGCCAGGGGCAGCCCCGGAATCTTCCCGAGGCCCGTGTCCGCGGTCCAGCCCCACCACGAGAGCGCAGCGCCCACGAGGAGTAGCAGCCCTCCCGCGACGGCCATCTGCCGCGACCGGGCGAGGCCGCCGGGCTCCGGGAGATCCCGGATCGCGTGGACGATGTTGAGCCGCGAGACCCGCCAGGAGGCGAGGAGGATGGAGGCCCAGGTCAGCGCGGCGCCTGCGACGAACGCGAGGAGCACGCTGCCGTCCTCGAACGCGAACGTCACGGGGACGTTGCCGTGGGGCACGACCTTGTCGAAGATCCAGATCATGACCCAGCCGAGGCCCACGCCCGTCGCGGCGCCGATCGCCGCCGCGGTGATCGCGTAGAACGTCCCCTCGAGGGCGAACGTGATCAACAGCTCCCGCCGCAGGAAGCCCAGGGCGCGCGCGACCCCCATCTCCTGCTTCCGCTCCTCCGCAAGCATGACGAAGATGTTCGCGATGAGGAGGACGCCCGCGACGATGGAGAAGGCGCCCATGACCAGGAAGAGTTCCGTGGCCTGCGCTCCGATCTGGGTCGCGCCGTCGATCCCCTCCTGCTTCACGGGCTCCACGCCCAGGTTCCAGTGCTGCTGGGCGATGAACAGGCGGAGGTCCTGCACGACGGCGTCCGTGTACGCGACCCCGTCCTCGACGCCGCCCGTGTTGGAGACCTTGATCGCGTTGATCGCCCCGGTCTCGTTGAACGCGGACTGAGCCAGGGCGAGATCCATGATGATGATCGGGTCCCGCTGGTACGCCGCCTTGCCCTGGGAGAGGACGAGGTCCTGGACGACGACGTGGACCAGGGTACGATTCGTCGTGCCGTAGAACAGGGTGAGGTCCTGGCCCCGGGTCGCGTTCAGGTCACCCGCGGCCTCCTGATTCAGGTACACCCGGGACGGACCGAGGTCGTTCACGTCGACCGACGCGCCGGCGAGGGTCGTGAGGGCGCCGAACCCACGCTCCGCGCTCCCGTTCAGCCCCATGACCGTGATCGCCTGGTTCCCCTTGTTCCCGGCGATGTTCCGCACGGGCATCGTCTTCAGGAGCAGCGGCGCGACCCCATCCACGGGCGCCCCCACCTGGGCGAGGTTCGTGGCGATCTGCGTCTCGTACGCCTGCGGGAAGGAGTACAGGTTCCCGTTGAACGAGTTCCAGACCATCTCGTCGATCGCGTCCAGGCGCGTGTACACGTCCTGGAGGAAGATGGACCGCAGGGTGTCGCCTACGACGAGGCTCGAGGAGATGATCGCGGTGCCCACGAGGAGCCCCGCGATCACGATGGCCACACGGGTCTTCCGCCGCGCGATGTTCCGCGCGGCCAGGCGGGCCAAGAGGGGCCGCAGCCCGAGCAAGACGAGCACGAGGACGAGCCCCGCGACCAGGCCGATCAGCGCGATCAGGGCGACGTCCACGCGCTCACCTCAGCCGCTGCTCCTCGACGATCTGCCCGTTCCGCATCTTCAGGATCCGGTGCGCCCGGGAGCTCACCGTGGCGTCGTGGGTCACGAGGACCAGGGTCTGCCCCTGCTCCCGGTTCAGGCGCACGAGCAGATCCATGATCTGCGTCGACGTCTCCGAGTCCAGGTTGCCCGTGGGCTCGTCCGCCCACACGATCGCGGGGTCGTTCACGAGGGCGCGGGCGATGGCGACCCGCTGCTGCTGGCCCGCGCTGAGCTGGGCGGGCTTGTGGTCCTCCCAGCCCTCGAGCTCCACGGCCTTCAGGAGGGCGAGCGCGCGCCGGCGTGCTTCCTTCGCGGGCGCCTTGGCGACCAGGAGCGGCAGCTCCACGTTCTCCACGGTGGTGAGGACGGGCAGGAGGTTGTACGACTGGAACACGAACCCCATGCGCCGCGACCGGTACCGGCTCTTTGCGTCGTCGTCCATGGAGGCGAGGGACACGCCCTCGATGCGCACGTCCCCCGACGTCAGATCGTCGAGGCCCGAGAAGCAATTGAGCAGGGTGGTCTTACCGCACCCGGACGGTCCCATGATGGCGACCATCTCGCCCCGCGGGATGTCCAGGCTCACGCCGCGCAGCGCGTGGACGGTCACAGGTCCCGAGTTGTACACCTTCTCGGCGTTCACCGCGCGCACCATGGGCACGTCGGACATGGAGTGGGGCGTTCGAGGCGGCGCAGGTTATTGAGCGTTTCGTACGTTCTTGGTCCGCGGGACCGCCTCAGGCTCGCGCGATCGTGACATGGACCGTCCACGTCACGTCCAAACCCGCGGGGCCCATCCACGGTTTCACGCGTTCCGCGAGCTCCGCCTCCAAGGCGCTGCGCTGTGCGGGCGTCATCTCCGCTAGCTCACGCTCGTCCCAGCCCCACGCGGTCTCGAAGGCGATCAGGTCCGCCGCGCCCGTGAAGTGCGCGGGGAACGTCCGCACGACATCCCGGACGTCCGAAAACTCGACCGCCTCGAGCTTCCTCCCCACCGCGGCGGCGTCGCGGAGGTCCTTCGCCTCCGGGGCCGTGCGGTTCAGGGCGATCGCCTCCCGGAGCTGGACCAAGGTCTTCGAGGGCGTCGTCGTCCGATGCTTCTCCAGGAGCTCCAGGTACGCGGCGGTCGCAGGAGGGAGCTTCGCGTCCCACTCGCTGAACACGAAGCGGCCCCCGGGCTTGAGGAGCCGGTGGACCTCGTGGAACGTGCGGTCGTACCCCAGGTTCGGGATGCCCAGGTTGCTTCCGACCGCGTCGAAGAGCTTGCTCCGGTACACGATGTTGCGGGCGTCCATCATCTCGAACCGGATGTTTCGGATTCCCGCGGTCCCGGCCCGGTACGAGGCGACTCGCAGGGCCTCCTCCGCCAGGTCGATCGCCACGAACTGTGCGGGAGCCGTCCGGGGTGCGAGGAGGCACGCCAGGAGGCCCGTGCCCGTGCTCACGTCGAGGATCATCTCGCCCGCCTTGGGCGCGATCAGCTCCGCGACGGCCTTCGCGATGGGCTCGATCCGCGGGGCGACGACCCGGTCGTACGTCTCGGCCATGCGGTTGTACTCGTCCGCGATGAGGAGCGTGGCCTCGTTCACGTTCATGGGCGGCGGTCCAAGGAGGCGTCCGCGATAAAGGCTTCGCGGCCCGCCAGAAAGGGTTATCTCCCGCAGCCCGCTTCGACCGCCGATGGCCGACCTCGTGCCGAGGTTCCGCGAGGAGCACGTCGCGCTCATCGAGTCGTTCATCGCCCACCAGGTCGCCGCGAGCCGGCGGCGTGGCGTCGTCCTGGGCTTGAGCGGCGGCGTGGATTCCGCGCTCGTCGCCCGGCTCTGCGCGGACGCCCTCGGCGCGAAGCGCGTCCTGGCCCTAGCCCTCCCGGACGGAAAGGGGGGAAAGGACCTCGAGGACGCTCGCGCCTACGCGGACGACCTCGGCG
Coding sequences within:
- a CDS encoding class I SAM-dependent methyltransferase, encoding MNVNEATLLIADEYNRMAETYDRVVAPRIEPIAKAVAELIAPKAGEMILDVSTGTGLLACLLAPRTAPAQFVAIDLAEEALRVASYRAGTAGIRNIRFEMMDARNIVYRSKLFDAVGSNLGIPNLGYDRTFHEVHRLLKPGGRFVFSEWDAKLPPATAAYLELLEKHRTTTPSKTLVQLREAIALNRTAPEAKDLRDAAAVGRKLEAVEFSDVRDVVRTFPAHFTGAADLIAFETAWGWDERELAEMTPAQRSALEAELAERVKPWMGPAGLDVTWTVHVTIARA
- a CDS encoding ABC transporter ATP-binding protein, with product MSDVPMVRAVNAEKVYNSGPVTVHALRGVSLDIPRGEMVAIMGPSGCGKTTLLNCFSGLDDLTSGDVRIEGVSLASMDDDAKSRYRSRRMGFVFQSYNLLPVLTTVENVELPLLVAKAPAKEARRRALALLKAVELEGWEDHKPAQLSAGQQQRVAIARALVNDPAIVWADEPTGNLDSETSTQIMDLLVRLNREQGQTLVLVTHDATVSSRAHRILKMRNGQIVEEQRLR
- a CDS encoding FtsX-like permease family protein; translation: MDVALIALIGLVAGLVLVLVLLGLRPLLARLAARNIARRKTRVAIVIAGLLVGTAIISSSLVVGDTLRSIFLQDVYTRLDAIDEMVWNSFNGNLYSFPQAYETQIATNLAQVGAPVDGVAPLLLKTMPVRNIAGNKGNQAITVMGLNGSAERGFGALTTLAGASVDVNDLGPSRVYLNQEAAGDLNATRGQDLTLFYGTTNRTLVHVVVQDLVLSQGKAAYQRDPIIIMDLALAQSAFNETGAINAIKVSNTGGVEDGVAYTDAVVQDLRLFIAQQHWNLGVEPVKQEGIDGATQIGAQATELFLVMGAFSIVAGVLLIANIFVMLAEERKQEMGVARALGFLRRELLITFALEGTFYAITAAAIGAATGVGLGWVMIWIFDKVVPHGNVPVTFAFEDGSVLLAFVAGAALTWASILLASWRVSRLNIVHAIRDLPEPGGLARSRQMAVAGGLLLLVGAALSWWGWTADTGLGKIPGLPLAAVGIALAFAADHARLGFTLASGFNIAWLLGPFGLVNPATDNISVAFVTTGLILVGSAILIAVFNVSEVSRALLRRASRDRGRPVLRTAVSYPMDKRFRTGMTIAMFALIMFMITLISMVQGLEQSSLNEFVAQQSGGYDVVAYTTSYGTIPNFRASLMGNFSESEFLNGWNGVASASVLPAKLQAVGGNRTYDYTLWGVDNFLVKSNQYGFYSNLPYVTDANGTRHELQSRTDVWLALRENHSLAIIDRSAAGVNQFAPDPNRLQAVPGDRIRVFDPTGHAVNLTVVGILEQSLQFTSGVFVDINATETVFPAAEQYTAYFFQVAPGTDVTALRTQLEQVYFPYGLQTIDIREQIGQAFDSTQEVLTLMEAYLGIGLLVGIAGLAVVTLRAVVERRTQIGALRAIGFTRGMVLRMFLLEIALIAVLGVGIGVGLGIVFAYKVYLVYFAGVITFSVPWVNLGIIVGIASAAAVACTAQPAIRASRLPPAEALRYSE
- a CDS encoding valine--tRNA ligase, whose product is MAEPKLRETNWDPKLEESLLATWAREPELYRFAPRTGQSVYVIDTPPPYPSGSWHIGAVMAYSMIDMLARAQRMLGKAVLFPFGLDRNGINIERTVEKKSGKPLHLWDREAFIAECRREIEAIGNGLLELAHRAGMSADFDHVYFTDSDAYRAYSQAVFLELWPRGLFYRGERPTFWCPHDETPLAEADIEYEDRPSQLVWMQFLLEGGGHLPIATTRPELLAACRAVIVHPDDERYRAIQGKTAKVPLVGRSVPVVAHAMARPEFGSGAAMICSYGDNVDLVVFRELRLEPVKAIDERGRMTEAAGSLKGLKIEAARAKAIEELKAHGALEKVEPLAHKTPICSRCQTPIEFISSDAWYLKQLEFRDELKKLANAMDFHPARHRQLLLDWIDSLTIDWPISRRRYYHTEIPLWYCKKCGEALAPPPGKYYRPWKDPAPFTACPKCKGKAFVGEDRVFDTWMDSSCSNLFVSGYRSDATFFAANFPVSLRPQGREIVRTWLYYTTLKSWLVRRSKPFQTVFIHGLGLDAHGRAMHRTLGNVIDPWPYIRKHGADAIRFFAASETNPGDDFRINVDKIGGAGKFLTKLWNIARFVSSFPEPHAGKLSPADEWILAELNRLIEDARGAYEELNLFLPSNRARDFLWNLFAPHYVEMVKARAYEGDAGAVWTLHTCLRGLLQVLAPIAPFSTDLIWREAYGGSVHAEVLPLPRDGIPASRLELTEPLVAFNSEIWKRKREKGLSLNLELSGVSIPEELKPFEPDLRRMHRLA